DNA from Dietzia lutea:
TGTAGTTGACGGCGATGACGGAGTCCTCGTCGGCGACGGTCCACGGCACGGGCTGCGGCGAGGCGTTCGCGAGCCCCTCCTCGAGGGCCTCGGCGCGCGGGCCGAAGCGGGAGGCGTCGGGCTGGGTGCCGTCGGCGTCGGGCGCGACCAGGATGAGCCGCAGCGCGTCGGGGACCTCGTCGCCCAGGCCGGCGAGCAGGTCGGCGTCGGCGATGAGCACCTCGATGCCGGCGTGGTCGACGATGTAGGCGATCTCGGCCGGGGCCAGACGGGTGTTGAGGGCGACCACGGCGCCGCCGGCCAGCGGGACGGCGAACTGGGCGAGCAGGGCCTCCGCGGAGTTGGGGGCCAGGACGCCGACGCGATCGCCGCGCGCGACACCACGCATCTTCAGCAGCGAGGCCAGGCGGGTGGCCCGCTCGGCGAACTCGGCGTAGGTCTGGCGCCGCGGGCCGTCCACCACCGCGGTCGCGTCAGGTGAGACGCGCGCGGCCTTGGAGAGGAAGCTCAGCGGGGTCAGCGCGGTGTCGAGTCCGGAGTTCGCTGTCATCGGGGGTGTCCGCCTTCCGTCGGGCCGGGGCCGGGGCTGGTGCCCTCGCGGGCACGGGTGAGTGTCGTCACGGTATCGGCGGAGCGCGCTCCGCGAGCGGCGGTTCCCCCGGGCGTACCCCTGGGTCACCGGGCGCTCGGACTACGCTTACGCCCTGATCACTCTTTCGACGGGGGGACCTGTGGCACCGGCATCGTTACCGCGCACCGTGCGGTCCCTGGTCGTCGCCGGGTTCGCCCTCGCCGTGGCCTCGGGCTGCGCGTCGGACACACCGAGCGGGGACGCCCGCCTCGGCCAGGCCGCGAGCTGGTCGTCGGTGGCCGGTGGCCCGCCGAACTCGTCTCGGGCGCACGCCGGGGTGTCGGACTCCCCCGAGCTCCTCTGGTCGCGCACGCTGGGCGCCCCGGCGATCGGGGTGGCCTCCTCCGACGGGATCGGCACCTCGTTCCAGGCGACGGTCTCCGAGCGCGGCTGTAACCTCTTCGCCCTCACCGCCGACGACGGCCGCAAGCGGTGGTGCTCGCGGATGCCGACGGACGGCCCGCGCATCACGGCGACGGTCGACGGGCGCGGCTCGCTGTTCGTGCCGGCGTACGGCGGGGTCGCGGCGGTGGCCGCCGAGGGTGAGAACCGGTGGTTCGCCGCTACCCGCGGCGTGCCGACCACCGTGACGTTGATGGACAACCGCCACCTGCTGCTCGTCTCCCACCTCGGGGTCGCTCGCGTCGTCAACGCCCACACGGGTCTGGACGTCACCCCCGAGCTGCGCATCACCGGCGACGTCGCGACGGACGACCCGGCCTACGGTCTGCCGTGGTGCGCCACCGGTGCGCGGGGATGTCCGGTGCCGGCGACCGCGGCCGTGGACACCGACGCGGCCACGGCGTACCTCACCGCGTGGACGCCGGGCACGGCGGATCCGGAGCTGGTCGCCGTGCGGCTGGTCGGTGACGAGCGGCCCGCCCTGGAGGTCCTGTGGCGCGTCCCCCTGGCCGAGGGTCGGCTGGGCGTGCCGGTGGTCCTGTCGGGCGACCGGGACGAGGTCTACGTGCACGCCGCGGACGGCGCCCTCGCCGCGTACCGGGCGGCCGACGGCGCCGCCCTGTGGACGACGCCGGTCGGGTACCGCCCGGACGCCTCGCCGGCGTTGCTGCCCGACGGCACCCTGGTCACCGCGGGGCGCACGACGACCGTGTGGAGGGGTCCCGACGACGAGCACGACGACGACGCGGGCCCGGCGCCCGTGGTGGCCGTCCGCCCGGTCGACGGGACCGGCCGCGAGGTCTGGCGCCGGGACGACCTGCAGCAGCTCACCAACCCGGCCGCGACCCCGGACGGGCAGGTGGTCGTGGCCGTGCGCGCGGGCGGTGGCGGGGACGAGCCCGGCATCGCCGTGCACGTGCTCGACGGCGGCGACGGGCGGACCGTCCACCGGCTCGAGGTGCCCGCGGCATCGGGTCCCGTGTCGGGACTCAGCGTCGATTCGGACGGCCGGATCGCGCTGACGACCGCGATGGGCGCCGTCTACATGTTCGGCTGATCCCCGGCGGCCCGGGTCCGGGGCCCGCACACGAACACCACGGCCGACGTGCCGATGCGGGTGACCACCAGCGCCAGCGGCCGCGAACCCGACAGCGACAGCGAGCGACGCAGCACGTCCGGGTCGGTGTCGACGCCGCGCACGAGGATCTCCAGCGACCCGCAGTCCCGCGCGCGTAGGGCGCGACGCAGCTGCTTGCGGTCCAGCCGACACCGCTCGAGCACCTCGAACCCGCTGTGGCCCGGAGGGATCCGCGGCCCGGTCAGGTGCGCGATCCGCGGGTCGAGCTGGCGGAGCCCGTGCCTGCGGGCCCAGTGCCGCACGAGCCCCGCCCGGACGACCGCCCCGTCGGGATCCACGATGAACCGCTCGGGTTCGGGGTGGGCGTCGACCTCGTCGTCGTCGCCGTCGGTCACCTCCTCCACGTGCACGGCGACGCCGTCCGCGGTCAGGCGCGCCGGCCCCCACGGGCCCGGCGCCCCGGCGGCCGCGGTACGCACGACCGTCGCGCGGCGCCGCACGCCCCCCGACAGGCCCGGCGACCACAGGCAGGCCTCGCGTACCGAGCCGTCGAGGGAGACCAGCTCGACCTCGCCCTCGTGGCCGAGGGCGGACGTGTCGAGCCCGGGTGCGCACTTGATGACGTGGTCGCGGCCCGCGGCCCCGGCGAGGAGGTCCGGAAGCGGTGGGCTGAGTTGCGCCGGGTCGTGGATGCGGCGACCCCCGGCGCGGCGTGCGGGATCGGCCACCAGCACGGCCTCGCGGCTCGGCGGGGCGAGCGCGTCGGCGACGCACACCAGCGCCTCGGGCACGTTGTGGGCGGCCATCCGCGCGCGCACCGGGTCGAGGTCCGAGCCGATCACCCGGCCGGCCGTGCGGACGAGCTCGGTGAGCTCGGCGCCGACCGAGCACGTCACGTCGTGGACGTCCCGACCCGCCAGGCGCTCGGCACGGAGGGCCGCGACGGGCCAGGCCGTGGCCTGCTGCACGGCCTCGTCGGTGAGGAGCATCGCCCCCGCCCCGCGGATCCGGCCCCGCGCGCGGGCGCGGGCGGTGACGACGTCGATCGCCGCGGCCGCGTGCTCGGCGTCCGCGCGGCGGACGGTCGCCGTCGAGGACACGACGCACGCACGCGACCAGTCGAGGCCGGCGGCGAGGTCGATCAGGTCGCGGCCGGCGTCGGTGCGCAGGAAGTCCAGGTCCTCGGGGGTCACCGCCGCAAGGTTAGTTCCCGCCGGGCGCGATGGCCCGCGGGGTGGCGAGGACCTCCGCGACATCCGAGGCGGACGCCAGATCCGACAGCACGTCGAGGGTCGGCCGGAGCATCCCGAGGTGGCCGAGGATGCCGGCTTGTGCCGCGTCGTCCGCGCGGATCCACTCGGCGGCCCGGGCCTCGCTCGTCCCGCCGTCGGGTTCTGTCCCCTCCGGCAGCGCGGCCACGAAGAACAGCGTGTCGTAGCGCCGCGGCGGCCCGACCGGGGTCGTCCAGCGGTCCCACGGCCGCAGCAGGTGCGCGGACAGCACCAGGTCGTGCGCGGCCAGGAGTGAGTCGAGGTCGCCGTGCCCCGCGTCGAGCGCGCGCCGCTCGGCGACGCCGGGCGGGGCCGGGGGCGGGGGCGGTGCCGGTGACGTCGACAAGGGGGTGGCGCCCGCCGGCTCGGCGAGCAGGACGCCGGTCTCCTCGAACAGCTCGCGGGCGACCCCCCGGACGGCCGCGGCGGCGCGGTCGACGTCGATCCCGAACCGCTCGGCCCACCACTGCGGAGCGGGCCCGCGCCAGGGCCGCGTGCCGTGGTAGTCGCGCGGCTCCACCCCGCCGCCGGGGAAGACCGACATTCCGGCAGCGAACTGCATCGTCGACACGCGGTGCTGCAGGAACACCTCGACTCCCCCGCCGACCCGGGCGTCGCGGATCAGCGCGACCGTCGCCGCCTCACGGATCGGCACCGCCCCCGGCTCATAGGCCGCAGGAGCGTCGCCGCCGCCCACCACGCGCGACGACCCGGACGAACCCGCCACCCCGGTCATCCCCGTCGGTGCCGGCCCGATCGGCGGGCACGGCGGGCGAAGTAGCGGCCGTCGATCGCGTCGACCGTGATCGACTGCGCGAAGGCCCGGCTGAGGTTCTCGGAGGTGATCACGTCGTCGATGAGCCCCATGGCGGTCACCTCGCCCTCCGCCAGCAGCATGGCGTGGGTGAATCCCGGGGGGATCTCCTCGACGTGGTGGGTCACCAGGACCGTCGCGGGCGCGTCCGGGTCCATGGCCATGTCCCCGAGCCGGGCGACGAGATCCTCGCGGCCCCCGACGTCCAGTCCCGCTCCGGGCTCGTCGAGCAGCAGCAGCTCGGGGTCGGTCATCATGGCTCGCGCGATGAGCACGCGCTTGCGCTCGCCCTCCGAGAGGGTGCCCCACGTCCGGTCGGCGAGATGCTCGGCACCGATCGATTCGAGGGTGTCGGCGGCGCGGGCGAAGTCCTGCTCGTCGTACTTCTCCCGCCACCGACCCAGGACCGCGTACCCGGCCGAGATGACGAGATCGCTCACCACCTCGTCGCCGGGGATCCGGCCCGCGACGGCGACCGACGACAGGCCGACCCGGCTGCGCAGCTCGGTCACCTCCGTCCGACCGAGCTGTTCGCCGAGGACGACCGCGGTGCCGGTGCTCGGGTACTCCAACGCCGAGGCGATCCTCAGCAGCGAGGTCTTGCCCGCGCCGTTGGGGCCGAGTACCACCCACCTCTCGTCGAGTTCGACCTGCCAGGTCAGTGGCCCCACGAGGGTCTTGTCGTCCCGCCGGAGCGAGACGTCACGCAGGTCGAGAACGAGGTCGGGGTCGATGTCGATGGCGGTGCTCACGCTGCCCATCTAACCGGTTATCGCGGTCCCGGGTGGTGAGGAACACGGCTCGCGCGGGTTAACCGGAGATGACGGCCCTGAAGGATCGGCCCGACTTCGCTAGCGTCGACGGTGACGGACGTCGCCACCTCGCGGCGCCGACCCGCAGCCGGAAGGAGCACCGACGTGAACGACCGTCTTGCCATCGACGAGGTCCGTCCCCTCGTCTCCTGCGGGAGGTTCCCGTCGAAATCGGTGGTCGGCGAGATACTGCCGATCTCCGCCGTCGTCTGGAGGGAGGGGCACGACGCCCTGTCCGCCAGCCTCGTGGTCCGGCGACCCGGCGGCCTCTCCTCGCGCACCACCATGGAGCCCGGGGCCGAACCCGACACCGTGCACGCCCTGCTCCCCACCGATGTGCCCGGCATGTGGTCGTTCCGCGTGGAGGCCTGGTCCGACCCCTTCGCCACCTGGCGCAGCGGCATCACCAAGAAGATGGACGCGGGTCAGGACGCCGACGTGCTGGGCAACGAGTTCGAGGTGGGCGCGCGCGTGCTCGACCTCGCTGTCACTCGGGCCACCACCGCCGGTGAGGCCGACCGCGCCGACCTGCTCTCCGGGGCCGCCGATGCGCTGCGCGGTGACGGCGACGCGGCCACCCGCACCGAGCGGGCCCTGTCGGCGGAGGTCGCCGCTGCCCTCGCCGCCGACCCGGTGCGCGAACTGGTCACCGTCGGGCAGACGCACCGCGTGTGGGTCGATCGCCGCGAGGCACAGTTCAGCTCCTGGTACGAGTTCTTCCCCCGCTCCACCGGCGGCTGGGACGCCGAGGGCCGGCCCGTCCACGGCACCTTCACCACGTCGCGGGCGTACGTCGACCACGCCGCCGACCTCGGATTCGACGTGGTGTACCTGCCGCCCATCCACCCCATCGGGGAGATCAACCGCAAGGGCCGCAACAACACGCTGACCCCCGACCCGGACGACGTGGGGTCGCCGTGGGCCATCGGCTCACGGGACGGCGGCCACGACGCCGTGCACCCCGACCTCGGCACCACCGAGGACTTCCGCGGTCTCGTCGAGTACGCGGGCGAACGCGGGGTCGAGGTCGCGCTCGACCTCGCACTGCAGTGCGCTCCCGACCACCCCTGGGCCGCCGAGCACCCCGAGTGGTTCACCGTCCTGCCCGACGGGCACATCGCCTACGCCGAGAACCCGCCCAAGAAGTACCAGGACATCTACCCGATCAACTTCGACACCGACCCCGAGGGCATCTACGCCGAGGTGCTGCGCGTGGTCAGGCACTGGACGTCACTGGGCGTGCGGATCTTCCGCGTGGACAACCCGCACACCAAGCCCGCCGACTTCTGGAACCGGCTCATCAGCGAGGTCAAGCGCACCGAGCCCGACGTGCTGTTCCTCGCCGAGGCGTTCACCCGACCGGCCCGGCTGTTCGGGCTCGCCAAGCGCGGGTTCTCGCAGTCGTACACGTACTTCACGTGGAAGACCACCAGGGCCGACCTGGTCGAGTTCTGCGAGCAGCTGCTGGCCCACGTCGACGAGGCGCGGCCCAACATGTTCACCAACACGCCGGACATCCTGCACGAGTCGCTGCAGCGCGGCGGCCCGGCGATGTTCGCGATCCGCGCCGCCCTCGCCGCGACCCTCTCGCCCGCCTGGGGCGTGTACTCCGGCTTCGAGCTCTACGAGTGGCAGCCGGTCACCGACGGCAGCGAGGAATACCTCGACTCGGAGAAATACGAACTGCGGCCCCGCGACTTCGCCGCCGCCGAGGCCGCCGGACAGTCGCTGGCGCCCTGGCTGCGCGCGCTCAACCGGATCCGGCGCGAGCACCCCGCGCTCCAGCAGCTGCGGACCCTGCACTTCCACGACGTCGACAACGACCAGATCATCGCCTACTCCAAGGTCGACCCCGCCACCGGGGACACCGTCCTGACGGTGGTGACCCTGGACTCCCTCGGCATCCAGGAGGGAACCCTGCACCTGGACATGGCGGCGCTCGGCTACGACGACGACGCACGGTTCAGCGTGCGCGACGAGGTGTCGGGGAACGAGTTCCACTGGGGGTCGAGCAACTACGTCCGGCTCGAGCCGTGGTCCGCCGTCGCGCACATCGTCTCGATCCCACCCTGCCCCGAAGCACGTAGGGTCGAACTGTCCTACCGAACGCACACCGTGGATTGAGGCGAACGACCATGGGAAAGCACAAGAAGCAGGACCCCGCGACCGCCCGGCCCCGGCCGGAGAAGACCTCGTCGTCGTCGCCGTCATCCCCGGCGACTCCCGCGACACCCGAACCGGCCGCGCCGGCGGCGACTCCCGCGGCGGCCACGCCGACCCCGGCGCCCACGGTGACCCCGGCGCCCACACCGGCCGCGGCGCCGCGGCCCACGCCCCTCACCGGCGAGGTCCTCGGCCGGCTCCGCGCGGGCACCCACCACGACCCCCACTCGGTCTACGGCACGCACCGCGACGGCGACGGCTCCGTCGTGCGCACCATGCAGCCGGGCGCGGTGTCCGTCGAGATCGACTTCGGTGACCGGACGGTCCCGATGGAGCCCGTCTCCGACGGCCTGTTCCATGCCGCCCTGCCCGAGGCCGAGGTCCCCGACTACCGCTTCCGCGTCGCCTACGCGGACGGCCACACCCGGACCGTCGCCGACGGCTACCGGTTCCTGCCGACCCTCGGCGAGGTGGACCTGCACCTCATCGGTGAGGGGCGCCACGAGCGCCTCTGGGACGTCCTCGGTGCGCACGTCCGCACCTACGACTCCCCCGGCGGGCCGGTCACCGGCACGTCCTTCGCCGTGTGGGCGCCCAACGCCCGCGGCGTCAGCGTCGTCGGCGAGTTCTGCGGCTGGAACCCCGTGGCGCTGCCCATGCGCTCGATCGGCTCCTCCGGCGTGTGGGAACTGTTCGTCCCCGACGTCGGCGACGGCGCCGTCTACAAGTACCGCGTCCGTGGCGCCGACGGGCGGACCGTCGACCACGCCGACCCCATGGCCGTCGCGACCGAGGTGCCCCCCGCCACCGGGTCGAAGGTGTTCACCTCCGCCTACGAGTGGAACGACGACGAGTGGATCGCGGCCCGCGCGACCCGCGACCACTCCCGCTCCCCGATGACCATCCTCGAGGTCCACGTCGGCTCCTGGCGCCCCGGACTCGACTACCGCGAGTTCGCGCACCAGCTCGCCGAGCACGTCCTCGAGACAGGGTTCACGCACGTGGAGCTGATGCCCGTCGCCGAGCACCCCTTCGGCGGGTCGTGGGGCTACCAGGTCTCCGGCTATTTCGCCCCCACCAGCAGGTTCGGCTCCCCGGACGACCTGCGCTACGTGATCGACCACCTGCACTCACACGGCATCGGGGTCCTCGTGGACTGGGTCCCCGCGCACTTTCCCAAGGACGAGTGGTCCCTCGGCCGGTTCGACGGCACCCCGCTGTACGAGCACGGCGACCCCCGGCGCGGCGAACAGCCCGACTGGGGCACCTACGTGTTCGACTTCGGTCGGCGCGAGGTCCGCAACTTCCTCGTGGCCAACGCCCTGTACTGGGCCGACGAGTTCCACGTCGACGGCCTCCGCGTGGACGCCGTCGCCTCGATGCTCTACCTCGACTACTCCCGAGACGAGGGACAGTGGACGCCCAACATCCACGGCGGCCGCGAGAACCTCGAGGCCATCTCGTTCCTCCAGGAGGTCAACGCCACCGTCCACCGCAAGCACCCCGGCGTCCTCACCGTCGCCGAGGAGTCCACCTCGTGGGGCGGCGTCACCTCCCCCACCTACACCGGCGGCCTCGGCTTCTCCATGAAGTGGAACATGGGCTGGATGAACGACACCCTCCAGTACGTGGGCATGGACCCGATCTACCGCGGCTACCACCACGGCGAGATCACCTTCTCGCTCATGTACGCCTGGAGCGAGCGCTTCGTCCTCCCCCTCAGCCACGACGAGGTCGTCCACGGGAAGGGCTCCATGTGGGAACGCATGCCCGGGTCCTCGTGGGACCGCGCCGCCGGGATCCGGAGTCTCTACGCCTACATGTGGGCCCACCCCGGCAAGAAGCTCGTCTTCCAGGGCCTCGAGTTCGGCCAGACCACCGAGTGGAACGCCGAGCGCGGAGTCGCGTGGGACGACCTCGAGGGCTGGGAGGGCGAGTACCACCGCGGCATCCGCGACTGCGTGCGCGACCTCAACGCGCGCTACGCCGAGAACCCCGGGCTGTGGGCGCTCGACGACGACCCCTCCGGCTTCTCGTGGATCGACGCCAACGACTCCGAGCACAACACGCTGTCGTTCCTGCGCACCGACCACGACGGCAGCACCATCGCGTGTGTGGTGAACTTCTCCGGCGCGCCGCTCGGCGACTACCGCATCGGCCTCCCCGAGGGCGGGTACTGGGAGGAGATCCTCAACACTGATGCCGAGGCCTACGAGGGGTCCGGAGCTGGCAACTACGGCGGCGTCCACGCCGAGCAGGTCTCCCACCACGGGCGGCCGTACTCCGCCGCGATCACGGTCGGCTCCCGCGCGACCGTGTGGTTCCGCCACACCGCCACCGGATAGCGGAGAGCCGTCGGCGGACTCCCGGGTAGGGGCCGCCGACGGCTCGGCGCATCTCCGGTGGCCCGCCCGGGAGCCACCGGTGACGCGTCAGTACAGGGCGCTCGCCAGGTCGCGGCGCGCGGCCAGCACGCGCGGATCATCCGCCGGCAGCGCGTCGAGGAGCTCGAGGAGCCTCGCGCGCAGTGCGGCACGGTCGTCGCCGGCCGTGACGCGGACAGCGCCGACCAGGCCGGAGAACGCGGTCTCGTACTCCCCGGCCACGAGCGCCGCGTCCGCGGCCCGCAGCGCCTCGGGCACCGTTCCCTCACCCGCGTCCGCGTCCTCCGCCACGCGCCGCGCAGCCCCGACGTACCGCAGCGCCTCCACGAGCGTGTGTTCGCCCGGCCGCGCGTCCACGAGCGCGGTGAAGCGCTCCTCGGCGGTCGCGAGATCGCCCTCGGCCAACGCCTCCTCGGCGGCGTCCCGCTCGGGATCGGACGCCTCGTCGGGCTCGGTCTCCCCGGCCTCCGGGGCGGGGCCGCTGAGCTTGCCCTCGGTCGCGCGGAGCACGGCCGCGAGCCACTGGCGGAGGGCGTCCTCGGGCTGCTCGCCCTCGAAGTCCGCGAGCGGCCGCCCGGCCGCCACGGCGTAGACCGTCGGCACCGCCCGCGCCTGCAGGGCCTGCGCGATGCCCGGGGCCACGTCGACGTCGACCGTCGCGTGGACCCACTGGCCCCCGGCCTCCTCTGCCAGGGCCGCCAGCGTCGCCGTCAGAGCCGTAGGTGCCCGCTGCGACACCAACTCGAGGATCACCGGCACCTGCGCGGAGCGGACGAGGACCTCCTGCTCGAAGGAGGCCTCGTCCACCTCCACCCGGACCGGCGAGCCCCCGGCCTGCGGCGGACCGCCCTGACCCGGGGCGCGACCGGCGGTGGCCGCGTCCCGGCGGGTCTCGGCCCGCTTCTTCAGGCCGGAGAGATCGACGGCGCCGGCGAGCGACGCCGCGAGCTTCTGCTCGGCGGCGGACTGGGGTCGGTTACCTGGTCTCGTCACGTATCCGATCCTGCCACGATGCCTGGACGGGGGTGTCAGCCGGCCGCGGGCACCCGGATGAGCAGGGCGTCGCCCTGGCCGCCGCCGCCACACAGCGCGGCCGCGCCGAGCCCGCCGCCCCGCCGGGCGAGCTCGAGCGCCAGGGTGAGGACGACGCGGTTACCGGACACACCGATCGGGTGGCCGATCGAGATGGCGCCGCCGTTGACGTTGACCTTGTCCGAGCTCAGCTCGAGCATCCGGGTCGAGTGCAGACCGACGGAGGCGAAGGCCTCGTTGAACTCGAACAGCTCGATGTCCTTGACGTCGATGTCCGAACGCCTGCAGGCGTCGAGGACCGCGTCGGCGGGCTGGTGCTGCAGCGTCGAGTCCGGACCGGCGACGGTCCCGTACCCGACGATCTCGGCCAGGACGGTCCAGCCCTCGGCCTCGGCACGCGCGGCGCTGGTGACGATGACCGCGGAGGCACCGTCGGAGATCTGCGACGACGATCCGGCCGTGATGGTGCCGTCCTTGGAGAACGCCGGCTTGAGCTTGGCCATCGACTCGGGAGTGGAGTCGGCGCGCACCCCCTCGTCGGTGTCCACGACGGTCTCGCCCTTGCGGCCCTTGACCGTGACCGGCACGATCTCGTCGGCGAACCGGCCCTCCGCAGCGGCGGCGGCCGCACGCTGGTGGGAGATCGCGGCGAACTCGTCCTGGTGCTCACGGGTGATCTCGAGCTCGACGTTGCGGGCCTCGGTGAGCGCGCCCATCGGCTGGTCGGTCGGCACGTCGTGCAGGCCGTCGAAGGCCATGTGGTCGAGGACCTCGATGGAGCCGTACTTGTAGCCGGCGCGGCTCTTGGGCAGCAGGTGCGGGGCCTGCGACATGGACTCCTGGCCGCCCGCGACGACGACCTCGGAGTGGCCCGAGCGGATCGCCTGGTCGGCGAGCGCGATGGCGGTGAGCCCGGACAGGCACATCTTGTTGATGCTCAGCGCGTCGACACGCTTGGGGATCCCGGCGGCCAACGCCGCCTGCCGCGCGGGCATCTGACCGTTGCCGGCGGACAGCACCTGACCCATGATCACCTGGTCGACGGCGTCCACGGGGACTTTCCCGCGCTCGAGGGCGGCGCGGATCGCGATGCCGCCGAGCTCGGGCGCGGACAGGGATGACAGACCTCCCTGCAGGCGGCCGAACGGGGTGCGGGCACCGGCGACGATGACGGTGCGGGTGGGGTCGGCGGTCATGGGACACCTTCCGATCGAGGGGAAACGACTGTACTGGCCAAACTACCGGGAAGGGGGAACGGATAACGTGGCAGGTATGACCACTACCCCAATCGGCCAACCCCTGCTGCCCTCCGAGCTCGTCGTGGCGATCGACCATGTCGGCGTGGCGGTACCCGACTTCGACGCCGCGGTGACGTGGTACCGCGACAACCTGGGCATGGAGAACCTCCACGAGGAGGTCAACGAGGAGCAGGGCGTGCGCGAGGCGATGCTCGGCTCCCCCGGTCGCCCCGAGGGCAGCGCCCTGCTCCAGATCCTCGCACCGCTCGACGAGACGTCGACCATCGCCAAGTTCATCGACCGCAACGGGCCCGGTATCCAGCAGATGGCGGTCCGTGTCACCGACATCGACGCGATCACCGGGCACCTCACCGGCCGCGGCGTCCGGGTCCTGTACCCCGCGCCCAAGCGGGGCACGGCGGACTCCCGCATCAACTTCGTGCACCCGAAGGACGCGGGCGGCGTGCTGCTCGAACTGGTCGAGCCCGCCGCCGACCAGCACTAGGCGCGACGACCGTGCCCGCGGCTAGGGTGGGAGCATGTCGAGCATGCACACACCCCCGACGTCCGTCGAGCCGTTCGCGGTGGTGCGCAAGGGTTTCGACCGCGAGCAGGTGACGGCCGCCCTCTCCCGACTCGAGGCCGAGACGGAGCTCCTGCGGGCTGACCGCGACGCCGCCGTCGCCCGTGCCGACAGGGCCGCGGCGGACGCCGAGCGGGCACGTACCCGCGTGAGCGAACTCGAGGCCCGCGTCGCGGAGTTGGGGCGGGCACCGGTCACCAGCGACCAGATGTCGGATCGCCTGTCCACCATGCTCTCGCTCGCCACCGCCGAGGCCGCGGCCATTCGTGACGCCGCACTGGCCGTTGCCGATCACGTCCGCACGGAGGCCGACGAGGAGGCATGGCGACTCCGCGAGACCGCAGCCGCCGAACTGGCGGAGGTCCGCGGCCGTGCCGCCGCCGTCCGCACCGAACACACCGGCGTGCTCGCCGCGGCCCGTACGCGGGCGGACGAGATCGTCCGCGCCGCCCAGCGCGAGGCGAGAGCACTCGACGAGGAGGCCGCCCGTCGCCGGGAGCAGATCGACGAGGATCTCCGGCTCGCGTCCGATCTGCGCCGCAGCGAATCGCTGCGCGAGGAGCGCGAGCGTCACGACGCCGCGCTCGCCGCCGCCGACGCGACCCTTCGGGAGGCTCAGGAGGAGGCGCGCAGGATCGTCGACCGCGCCCGGGACGAGGCGGAGAGCATGACGGCGCGGGCACGCGCGCACGTCGAGGAACTACGAGAGCTCCGCCAGCGAGTGATCGGTGATCTCAGCGCGATCCGCGCGAGGCTCGAACCCGTCCCCGGCACCGAGGGCGACGAGCTGTTCGAGCTGCCGCCCGAACCGGGGCTCAGCTCCAGCGACGAGTGAGGCCGCGACGGCCGCGGCCGGACCAGCATCCGGCGTGCCAGTGCCGTCGCTCGTCGTCGCCGCCCGGCCGGTCGGGCCACGCGACCACGTGAGGTGTTCCCGCGGTGACGAGGTGATCGCAGCCGGGGCACCGGTAGTCCTTCGCGGCCCGTGCCGCCGGGATCCTCCGGACGTGGTACTGATCGGGATCGCCGGCGGGGCCGGCCTCGAGCGCCGCGCCCCCGAGGCCGTCCCGCCGGGGCGCGGGGCGGTCGCCGCCGTCGCGCCGGTGTCTCCTGGGCATCGGTCGACCCCGGTCAGAAGAGTCGTAGGTCGGAGGACTCGATGCCGCGGAGCGTGTCGTAATCCAGGGTCACGCACCGGATCCCCCGGTCCGTGGCGAGGGTGCGGGCCTGCGGCTTGATGACCTGGGCGGCGAAGATCCCGGTCACCGGGGCGAGCAGCGGGTCACGGTTGAGCAGCTCCAGGTACCGGGTGAGCTGCTCCACGCCGTCGATCTCACCCCGACGCTTGATCTCCACCGCCACGGTC
Protein-coding regions in this window:
- the mce gene encoding methylmalonyl-CoA epimerase — encoded protein: MTTTPIGQPLLPSELVVAIDHVGVAVPDFDAAVTWYRDNLGMENLHEEVNEEQGVREAMLGSPGRPEGSALLQILAPLDETSTIAKFIDRNGPGIQQMAVRVTDIDAITGHLTGRGVRVLYPAPKRGTADSRINFVHPKDAGGVLLELVEPAADQH
- a CDS encoding acetyl-CoA C-acetyltransferase, producing the protein MTADPTRTVIVAGARTPFGRLQGGLSSLSAPELGGIAIRAALERGKVPVDAVDQVIMGQVLSAGNGQMPARQAALAAGIPKRVDALSINKMCLSGLTAIALADQAIRSGHSEVVVAGGQESMSQAPHLLPKSRAGYKYGSIEVLDHMAFDGLHDVPTDQPMGALTEARNVELEITREHQDEFAAISHQRAAAAAAEGRFADEIVPVTVKGRKGETVVDTDEGVRADSTPESMAKLKPAFSKDGTITAGSSSQISDGASAVIVTSAARAEAEGWTVLAEIVGYGTVAGPDSTLQHQPADAVLDACRRSDIDVKDIELFEFNEAFASVGLHSTRMLELSSDKVNVNGGAISIGHPIGVSGNRVVLTLALELARRGGGLGAAALCGGGGQGDALLIRVPAAG
- the glgB gene encoding 1,4-alpha-glucan branching protein GlgB, which encodes MTPAPTPAAAPRPTPLTGEVLGRLRAGTHHDPHSVYGTHRDGDGSVVRTMQPGAVSVEIDFGDRTVPMEPVSDGLFHAALPEAEVPDYRFRVAYADGHTRTVADGYRFLPTLGEVDLHLIGEGRHERLWDVLGAHVRTYDSPGGPVTGTSFAVWAPNARGVSVVGEFCGWNPVALPMRSIGSSGVWELFVPDVGDGAVYKYRVRGADGRTVDHADPMAVATEVPPATGSKVFTSAYEWNDDEWIAARATRDHSRSPMTILEVHVGSWRPGLDYREFAHQLAEHVLETGFTHVELMPVAEHPFGGSWGYQVSGYFAPTSRFGSPDDLRYVIDHLHSHGIGVLVDWVPAHFPKDEWSLGRFDGTPLYEHGDPRRGEQPDWGTYVFDFGRREVRNFLVANALYWADEFHVDGLRVDAVASMLYLDYSRDEGQWTPNIHGGRENLEAISFLQEVNATVHRKHPGVLTVAEESTSWGGVTSPTYTGGLGFSMKWNMGWMNDTLQYVGMDPIYRGYHHGEITFSLMYAWSERFVLPLSHDEVVHGKGSMWERMPGSSWDRAAGIRSLYAYMWAHPGKKLVFQGLEFGQTTEWNAERGVAWDDLEGWEGEYHRGIRDCVRDLNARYAENPGLWALDDDPSGFSWIDANDSEHNTLSFLRTDHDGSTIACVVNFSGAPLGDYRIGLPEGGYWEEILNTDAEAYEGSGAGNYGGVHAEQVSHHGRPYSAAITVGSRATVWFRHTATG
- a CDS encoding tetratricopeptide repeat protein; the protein is MTRPGNRPQSAAEQKLAASLAGAVDLSGLKKRAETRRDAATAGRAPGQGGPPQAGGSPVRVEVDEASFEQEVLVRSAQVPVILELVSQRAPTALTATLAALAEEAGGQWVHATVDVDVAPGIAQALQARAVPTVYAVAAGRPLADFEGEQPEDALRQWLAAVLRATEGKLSGPAPEAGETEPDEASDPERDAAEEALAEGDLATAEERFTALVDARPGEHTLVEALRYVGAARRVAEDADAGEGTVPEALRAADAALVAGEYETAFSGLVGAVRVTAGDDRAALRARLLELLDALPADDPRVLAARRDLASALY
- a CDS encoding ATP/GTP-binding protein, which produces MPRRHRRDGGDRPAPRRDGLGGAALEAGPAGDPDQYHVRRIPAARAAKDYRCPGCDHLVTAGTPHVVAWPDRPGGDDERRHWHAGCWSGRGRRGLTRRWS